The following proteins come from a genomic window of Verrucomicrobiota bacterium:
- a CDS encoding glycosyltransferase, with protein sequence MGEPERYRLVVVAPVYEDAESAALLLGNLGRTFAGLDVTLRVLLVDDGSPVPLIQQLKLPADIPLPHVAVLRLRRNVGHQRAIALGAAFVHEKIPCDAMLVMDADGEDRPEDATRLLARCRELAGERVVFAERTRRSESPLFLGLYQLYRLLHWVLTGISVRVGNFSIVPASRLPALVTLPALWNHYAAAIFQARLPRELLPTARGTRYRGASKMNFVGLVMHGLQAISVFSDVVAVRLLLAVCLLAGGCGALAAGSVATLLYGGPALPPWAPYAIGGLLIAALTLVLGCFSLALTLLTQRNSLDFIPIRDYHYFIESSVTVHE encoded by the coding sequence ATGGGCGAACCTGAGCGATACCGGCTGGTGGTGGTGGCTCCCGTGTATGAGGACGCGGAGTCGGCGGCGCTTTTATTGGGGAACCTGGGCCGGACATTTGCTGGCTTGGATGTGACGTTGCGGGTATTGCTGGTGGATGACGGTTCACCGGTGCCGCTGATTCAGCAGTTGAAGCTTCCTGCGGATATTCCACTGCCGCACGTGGCGGTGTTGCGTTTGCGGCGCAACGTGGGACATCAGCGCGCCATCGCCCTCGGAGCGGCCTTTGTGCATGAGAAAATTCCCTGCGACGCCATGCTGGTGATGGATGCCGACGGGGAGGATCGCCCGGAAGACGCCACCCGCCTGCTGGCGCGCTGCCGGGAACTGGCCGGCGAGCGGGTGGTCTTTGCCGAACGCACCCGCCGCAGCGAATCGCCGCTATTCCTGGGGCTGTACCAATTGTACCGCCTGTTGCATTGGGTGCTGACCGGCATTTCCGTGCGGGTGGGCAACTTCAGCATCGTGCCAGCCAGTCGGCTGCCCGCGCTGGTCACCCTGCCCGCGTTGTGGAATCATTATGCCGCCGCGATTTTCCAGGCGCGGCTGCCGCGCGAATTGCTGCCCACCGCGCGCGGCACCCGCTACCGCGGGGCTTCCAAGATGAACTTCGTGGGGCTGGTGATGCACGGGTTGCAGGCCATTTCGGTGTTCAGCGATGTGGTGGCGGTGCGGTTGCTGTTGGCCGTCTGCCTGCTGGCGGGCGGTTGCGGCGCGCTCGCCGCCGGCTCGGTCGCCACGCTGTTATACGGCGGCCCCGCCCTGCCACCGTGGGCGCCGTATGCCATCGGGGGATTGCTGATCGCGGCGCTCACGCTGGTGCTCGGTTGTTTCTCCCTGGCGCTAACCCTGTTGACGCAACGCAACAGCCTGGACTTTATTCCCATCCGCGACTATCACTATTTTATAGAGAGCAGCGTGACCGTCCATGAGTGA
- a CDS encoding class I SAM-dependent methyltransferase, with amino-acid sequence MSEQTYVGGELALFAHAHRWKAYWISRLRPFLGGAVLEVGAGIGSNTLLLRLGNERRWVCLEPDAQLAAQLKQRIAETPACRNSEVHIGTLESLASTEVFDTILYIDVLEHIEDDCGELRRAARHLAPGGRLVVLSPAHGWLFSPFDKSIGHFRRYTAKMLASLTPPELCLARAFYLDSVGLLASAANRLLLRQSLPTLKQIQVWDRFMIPCSRILDPLTGHRLGKTVVGVWERPHLQKTEA; translated from the coding sequence ATGAGTGAGCAAACCTATGTCGGCGGGGAATTGGCGCTGTTTGCGCACGCGCACCGGTGGAAGGCTTACTGGATTTCCCGGCTGCGCCCGTTCCTGGGCGGCGCGGTATTGGAAGTCGGCGCGGGCATCGGATCCAACACACTGCTATTACGCCTCGGCAACGAGCGGCGCTGGGTGTGCCTGGAACCGGACGCCCAACTGGCGGCCCAACTCAAGCAGCGCATTGCCGAAACCCCTGCCTGCCGGAATTCCGAAGTGCATATCGGCACCTTGGAATCACTGGCCTCAACCGAAGTTTTTGACACAATCCTGTACATTGATGTGCTGGAGCACATCGAAGATGACTGCGGCGAACTGCGGCGGGCCGCGCGTCATCTGGCACCGGGCGGGCGCCTGGTGGTGCTCTCGCCCGCGCACGGCTGGTTATTCAGCCCGTTCGATAAGTCCATCGGGCATTTCCGGCGATATACCGCCAAAATGCTGGCGTCCTTGACGCCGCCGGAGCTGTGCCTGGCCCGAGCGTTTTACCTCGACTCGGTTGGCCTGCTGGCCTCCGCCGCCAACCGCCTGCTGCTCCGCCAATCCCTGCCCACCTTGAAACAAATCCAGGTTTGGGACCGCTTCATGATCCCCTGCTCGCGGATACTCGATCCGCTGACCGGCCACCGCCTGGGCAAAACCGTGGTAGGCGTCTGGGAGCGACCACACTTGCAGAAAACCGAAGCTTGA